The following DNA comes from Lynx canadensis isolate LIC74 chromosome C2, mLynCan4.pri.v2, whole genome shotgun sequence.
tggtatatagaaatacaattgatattTTCCACTGACTATGGACCCTGTGTCCTTGATAACCCGTATATTAATTGTAACAGTTTGCATGTAGCTTCTTTGGGTTTGTCATCTGGGAAGGCTTAGCATCTGTGGAGGACAGTGTTATTCCATCTGTCCCAGTCCTTATACTTTCTAGTCCTTGGGTTCTACACCACCGGCTCCAGGACCTGATGgagtttttccttctcctttccagaTGATGCTGAGGCACATATTGACTATGAAgataatttccctgatgacagaTCTGTGTCACTCAGAGAGCTCATGGAGGACTCCCGGACggaggcagaggaggacagaggtcCAGGAGAGGCCTCTGAGGGGGCTCCACGGCAGGACCGTCTGGTCTCCGTTTCTGTGCGGAGAGACAACATAGCCCAGGATACGGCCTTTGTGCCAACTACAGGCTTGTCCGTCGTTGGGAGCAGCGTCCCCACAGACCTGCCAGGATCCCGACTGAGCCGCAAGTACTTGTTCTGGCTTCCCGCGGAGCCCTTCCACAAGCCTGAGGGGGAAAAGGGGACGGATGATGACACCAAAAAGCAGTTTCTGGCTAGAGAGAAGCATGGTAGCATCACACCGGCTCCGGGCGAACCTGACGCCAAGATGGCCTATAGCAGCACAGATGGGCACTCAGGGACGTTTGTGGGCAGGACCGACGGCAAGACAGGGGACCCGATGGTGAGCAGCAGTGATGAGTCCTGGTTAGATGGCTACCCTGTGACCGACGGGGCTTGGAGGAAGACGGGGACAGAAGAGGAGGACGGGGACAAGGGAGGTGGGTCAGTAGGGCCGGAAGAGAGGGTTCTGGTTGCCCCCAACCAGCCCACTCCTGTCGAAGGTAAGAAGCCTGGAGGTACCACGCTCACACCACGTGAGGACGTGACCCGCGGTTCAGTTCTTCTGTCTCAAACGCTAGATGTGGAAGCTTTGGCTCTCGGACCGATAAATGTGTCTGAAACGGAGAGTCCCAGCGAGGGAGATGGTGACTGGCCCGGGTGCCAGTCAACGGTTCCTCAGAAGTTTGCCACAGAGAAGTCTCCCGTGGCCACCCTCCCCTATGAACTCACCAGCTCCGCCCCGGAGACGGTAACAACTGCTGCCCGGCAGATGCCGGATCCCAGCCCCTCGACTGTCATGGCGGCCACCCAGACTCCAGGGGAAACCGTCGCTCCTGAGGTCCGGGACGGCTTCCCCTACCTGCTGTCCGAGGACTTCTTGGGACAGGGAAGCCCCGGCCCACGTGCCAGCGACGAGCTTCTCCCAACCGTGGAACCGTGTGTAGGGGATGGGTGTCCCGGCCTCGGCAGGGGCCCTGTCGTCGCCACCGTCGTCACCGTCCTGTGTCTGCTGCTCCTCCTGGCAGGCGTGGGGGCGGTGTGGGGCCACCGTAAGTGCCAGCACAAGAGCTCTGTGTACAGGCTGAACGTGGGCCAGAGGCAGGCTCAGCACTACCACCAGCAGATTGAGATGGAGAAGGTCTAGCCTCCTTCATGCGGGCTCCCCCGAAGCCACTCGGGAGGAAAATGAACCGGGCCACGTCTCGCCGATAAACACGCATGATTCACTAGACCATGAAACAGGCGGGGCCGGGCCCATCCTTCTTGTGCTCAGGTCTTTGTTCTACAGGCCAAGAAGtgtctctgggggcacctggtagGACAAGAAGGCCTTGGTGGCAGCATCACACACATCAACATCTCCCTAACCAACTGCCCTGGAATGTGCTGCGCTAGTCCCAGACCTGTGCTCGGGCCCTGATTCCCGTGTGAGGTCAAAAGTCATCTCCCACTCCATCGTGCTAttgccttctttcccttttttaagagaaaaaaaaaaatgactccacaacatgaaatttttagaaaaagtgtGATAACCTGACATTTGAGAACAGTGTTATTTAGGAGATAGATATTTAATTGTTGGGAGTGGGATATAGAAAAATAACAGGCTACTTCCTTTTAACGTTGTGACGTTGTGGGGGCAAATGAGCCAGGAACCGGGGCGTAGTCTAGAAGCTTTGAGGTTTCTTTTTAGCTGTTTGTTGAATTTGGACAGAATTCAGGACTGCTGTTttgttgggggtgaggggagttGAAAAGTAATGAGACACGCCATCCACTCCTGTCCCCTCTGTTCTGTAGGACAGACcattgtttttttgaaaagaaggtCGTCTTTGTACCGGTAAGCACGATTTCCTCTCGGATGCAGTGGCCTAGTTGTTCTTGACCAGTCTGTGCCTAAGAATGCCATGGAGTTTTTTGTTGAACTAACAAAGCTCAGTTCTTGGTTTCCTCTCTTAGAATTCGCCATTTTTCCCAACTCCAGCAAGAGGGAATGACACGGGAGGAAAGTAATCTTTTAAGAGGGCCGAGGGCTTAGGATGTCAAAGTAGAGGGATGCAGAGGAATTAAAAAGGATATGAAACTCCCCGTGCTGACGTCTTCTGTACTCCGTCGTGGCGGCTGGGAGCTCCATGGAAACAGCATGAGTCCGGAATGGACTCCTCCTGGCTACGGAGCACCCCATCTCATGGTATCTAGATCCCCTTAGGACGGTTCGGCAGGCACCGTGTCCAACAGAGGCTCTCAGAGCGTGGTCCTCGGACAGGCAGTATCAGCTCCCAAGCAGAAACCCTGGGGGCGGGGCTCAGCTCGCTGTGTGTTAAGGAGCCCCCCAGCTGATCCTAAAGCACAGTCACGTTGGACAACCATCGCTTTAGACTATAAATTGCGAGCTTGGGCCAGCTGAAGGCCCAGAGGCCCAGAAGATGAGTAGCGCCCGTGGCTTGCCTTGCGCGGAAGCCGGGCATCGCCACGCGCACCTGTGGCAGCATTTGAAGCCGCTGCTACGCCGTCGCCAATGGTCTCCGATATATTGGCCCAGAGACGAAACACATTATGCTTTTATAATATGAGTCACCTTCTTAGGAATAGTTTTCagtggtaaaaaaacaaaaaagcgaCGAAGGCCTTACGTTGATTTTAAGACACTAATTGAGGGGTTTTACGTGCAATGAAATCCTGATCTCCTTTACAATGGAAGaattggtggtggtgttttgCACACGCACGTGTGGAAAATTCGCACGCCATGTTTTCCACCCCGCCACCtgtttgctttggaaaaatgCACCTGGGTGCATGCTTTGGAAAAATAAGGATCTATAGAGGCAGTGTGGCAAAGTCAAAGACCCTAGTCACCATCACTGGGTAAAGTGAAGGCCTGAAGGTACCGAATGGAACACCTACACGTCGGGTAGAATCTAGAATAGGACCGAAATACTTTCTGCATGTGTAGCCAAAGCAAAACGCCACAGAATAAAAGCCAGAGactgtatgtatttataaattagatTCTCTTCTGATCTATTACAAGATAAcgtttctatttttaactatataaaataacCTCCATCTCAACATTGGGATCGTGTTATTCAACTATCATTATGTCATAACCCAAGAACACTGACTGAATACCAACCCAGAAATGGGGAATGTTAATATGAAtgtattaataaatttattacaGATACATTAATACATGTAAATGTATTATTCTGTAGACGTGAACTACATGAAAACAAACCCAACGCATGAGTTTTTACGTTTTTAGTGACTTACTGTCATCTAAATTAATGTCATAGGATCTAAAAATGCATGTAGAAAGGGAATGATTAAAACATTGTGTACCTAAATTTTATGTCATGATTCATGTTTGGGACTGGTAAACATTTAATGTTCATGAAAACTGAGGTTGGGTGGTTTATTAACACAAAGCTTCCgggatctttaaaataaatactttcccCAAACAGTtgctaaatgtattttatatctgAGTTACATcatgatggtttaaaaaaaaaaaaaaacacaaaagattctCTAGGGGCCTCTGGGTTCAGgaaaccgactcttgatttcagctcgggtcatgatctcacagttggtgagattgagccccatgttgggctctgtgtagacagtgaggaacctgcttgggattccagaggaatcctagaattctctctctttctctctctctctctcgctctctctcctctcaaaagaaataaactttttttaaagaaaaagatttggggcgcctgggtggctcagtcggttaagcgtccgacttcagccaggtcacgatctcgcggtccgtgagtttgagccccgcgtcgggctctgggctgatggctcagagcctggagcctgcttccaattctgtgtctccctctctctctgccccttccccgttcatgctctgtctctgtctgtctcaaaaataaataaacgttaaaaaaaaaaaaaaaaaaactttaaagaaaaagatttaaaaaaatttttttaataaaaaaaactgggggggggggcgcctggggggctcactcagttaagcatctgactcttgattttggttcatgatctcacagtccgtgggttcgagccccgcatcaatctaatagcgcacagcctgcttcgatccactgtctccttctctctgcccctcccctgcactcgctctctcgctctctaaaaaaacccaaacattaaaaaaaaaatctttgttttcaaagACTTTCCAAGTTCTAATTTCCTGTAAGTGCGAGTGAGATGGCACACACCCCCCTGGccgagggaggggaagggagaaacagTATTTCTCGTTTGGCCTGCTGAGTGTCCCCTTAAAGGAAGGTTGAAACtgattgtatttgtatttgttggccaaattgcttgcttgcttccttctTATCCTTGTCTTATAAAATGGGCATCAGTATCTTACCCTGTCAGCTCAAGAGAGTCGTGAgccaactcattcattcaacaagccaCCAAAGCCAgatatctggggggggggggggggaggcgtcTGGGGGCAgccggaggggctgggggagcctGCCCCAGGGGAGAGGCGCCCTACTGTGGCACAAACCACAGCCAGTCCTCTTTTCGGGGACAAGAGCCGGTCAGTCAAGGCGATGCTGAACTCTCACGGTGTGGTCCCTCTCGGGGAGCCGCTATGAGGACAAggacagggatggggtggggaacCGCCTTGCCCCTGACTGCGGGCACAGGAAGTCCTCTGCACAAAACCTTTGGCTGAGGCTTATTTGAggctcctttccctttctcccccgcCCTTGTATACAGCCTAAAGTCTCCACACTAGGTCATTCAAGCCTGGAGTCACCAGAAAAAAGAAGTCGCTGTTCGGGGCGATGGCAGACGATCAAGAGTGCAGACAGCTGTGATGAAGGATTAGTTGTGGGTTTTCCTCGGGGCCTCGCTACAAACTGCGTCGCAGTCCCATGTGCAAACACTATTAAATGAGAATGTTTTCTCTGGCACCAACCCACCTTTCCCCCCCAGTTTCagtattgaattaaaaaaaaaaaaaaaaagacccaaaacaCCCAAACTAAAGTAGCTTAGGTTTACAGCtcacatttaaaacttaaaaacattatttccatAAATGTTGGCAGAAACCGGCCTCCGTTGACTCCACCGGCAGtcgtaacaaaaaaaaaaccctttcccaCTGACAACCTAACAGATCATTTTCTGTTTGCCACGGAGTTGGGCTCAATAAAATGCTTGTGCTCTTAAAACTCCCTTGGTGAGAACTCCGAAAAGCAACATTTCCTGAGGCGGCCTTCGTGGCCAACGTACCTGATCCCAGGGGTGAGCCCAGCAGGCCTGCGGCAGCCGTTGGAAAGGCTCAAAACTCAGAGGCACCAACAACTTGGCATGTTGGTGTGTGAGAGGCTGCAATTAGGCGCCTTTAAACCCGAGTCCGCACGAGCCTCCCCTCGGCCCTCCGCTGCTCGTGTGGAGTCTGAACGTTCAcgggggcctgggtgggtggcCTCCAGACCCTTCCCGGCGGGGGCCCCCTCCCTGGGGTGGACCGGCCAGAGGAGACTCCCCAGAACAACCGCTGGGCCCCCCGTGCAGGTGGGTCAGAGGACAAGCAAGGCCGGGCCTGGAAACTCCCACAAACTTCCAGAcgtgtttgttctttctttttttttttttttttttttttttatttttttttttcaacgtttatttatttttgggacagagagagacagagcacgaacgggggaggggcagagagagagggagacacagaatcggaaacaggctccaggctctgagccatcagcccagagcccgacgcggggctcgaactcacggaccgcgagatcgtgacctggctgaagtcggacgctcaaccgactgcgccacccaggcgcccctgtgtttgttCTTTCAAAAGACAGGCCCAACTCACGCTGAACCCCTCAAGTCTCAATCCAGGAGTCTTCTAGGCTCTTCCAAGAAACGCTGTCAGGGAGGTGCTGGGTTGAGGTCGCTGAGTAGAGCGTGCCTACTGGGTTTCACGGTAGGTGTGGAGGAACAGCCCACCTCCTCctggttttttgtctgtttgctttaaGGTTGGTTTGGTTTCCTTTGAAACGAAAACGTGAGTTGCTCAGCCCCATCGCCtgcatccgtccatccgtccgaTCCGTCGGTCGATGGAGCAACGTGCCTGCCGACAGTGTGGACCAGACCGCTCCCGGGGCTTCTTCCCCGGGGGGCTTGCGAGGATGGGGGAGCACGGGGGCTTTTCGGTCCCCCCTATAAGGAGGGGCCAAGTTCAGGGAGCGAGCGCGGACCCCTCCCACCGCCACCACTCAACCCTGTGCGCAACACCATCCTCCACCAAGAGCTCGCCCCGGCTCAGAGGGGCAGGACCAGATGGAAGCTGTGCCGGGCGCGCAGAGGTGAGGGGGATCCCACCGCCGGGCCCCGGCCTGTCCTGCGCCGCTGTCCTTGGCTGCTCTCGCCCGGCTGGGAGGGACAGCTGCGGCCAGGCTCGCTGGGGAGTTCAACGGGCCACCAGGTGTGCCCTCCCCGCCGGCCCAGGCCTCCCGGGGCGGGGCGTCCACTGCCTGGATCCCTCGCTGGAGTCCTGCCCCAGGACTGTCCTCTCCACCGGCTTCCACGGGAAGGAAGTCTGTccagttggggtggggggcggcgaggcgaggcgaggcggaCGACCCGCGGAGGACCGGACCCGTGGCTGGGGGCCCTggtgggggctgctggggacCCGCGTGCCGCCAATCACCCTGACCCCTTGGCCCCACGGTCCCCGGGAGCGCAGGCTCTGTAGGCCAAGTCCGGCCAGAGAGAGCCGCCGCTCACGCTCTCGAGTGCCCTGGGAGGGGACCTCACGGGAGGACTCTGGTGCAGGCAAGAGCGCAAGTGCCCCCTTTCCCCCGCAGTTTCACTAttgaattaaagtaaaaaaacagaaaacctgaagTAGCTTAGGTTTGCAGCTCACGTTTCAAACGTGAAAACACTATTTCCATAAATGTGGTGCTCCCCAGGGAGGAAGCAGACTAGCtcaggaggaggaacaggaggaaCACCCGCGCCCATCTGTGTTCCCGGAGCTGCGGATagtgagatgggggaggggggggggatagagagatgggggagggggaggggaccggAAAGCCAAAAATACCTGCGTTTTCCACCTCCCAATGCTCCCCACTACGTTAAAGacccccaactctctctccctccttcccttcccatgcCACTGTGAGAAAATTCCCGTCTCCCCAAGGCCACACCAGTCTCATCCACCCTGCATCCCCAGAGGGTCCCAACTAGACTAAGCAGCTCATTGAAAGAGGGAATGAGACTGAGAACACCACTCTCCAGCCTCAAAGGCGGCTTCTTCTCGGTCTCCTCGGTGGGGTTCTCACTTCGCAGAGAGCCCCGGGGCTCCTCCCTGGCCCTTTTCTCTGGCTTCTCAACACACACGTTCAGTCTAGGTGACC
Coding sequences within:
- the SUSD5 gene encoding sushi domain-containing protein 5, with product MRQERKTGKGTKVSVVTSSRDEYRKLFVLESENGSRGLELEVARLSCRSRGAHLVSADELRRVVQDCAFAVCTTGWLADGTLGTTVCSKGRGEQQIMRAVDVKIESSPVPGGRSNALCMKDEDKPCGDPPSFPHTVLQGRTGLETGDELLYVCAPGPATGRRGSAFTLLCNSCGEWYGLVQACGKDDAEAHIDYEDNFPDDRSVSLRELMEDSRTEAEEDRGPGEASEGAPRQDRLVSVSVRRDNIAQDTAFVPTTGLSVVGSSVPTDLPGSRLSRKYLFWLPAEPFHKPEGEKGTDDDTKKQFLAREKHGSITPAPGEPDAKMAYSSTDGHSGTFVGRTDGKTGDPMVSSSDESWLDGYPVTDGAWRKTGTEEEDGDKGGGSVGPEERVLVAPNQPTPVEGKKPGGTTLTPREDVTRGSVLLSQTLDVEALALGPINVSETESPSEGDGDWPGCQSTVPQKFATEKSPVATLPYELTSSAPETVTTAARQMPDPSPSTVMAATQTPGETVAPEVRDGFPYLLSEDFLGQGSPGPRASDELLPTVEPCVGDGCPGLGRGPVVATVVTVLCLLLLLAGVGAVWGHRKCQHKSSVYRLNVGQRQAQHYHQQIEMEKV